The following proteins are co-located in the Paraburkholderia phytofirmans PsJN genome:
- a CDS encoding DNA adenine methylase, protein MAMPIIPWIGGKRRLADVLIPRFPPHTCYVEVFAGAAALFFMRPPAEVEVLNDVNDELVNLYRVVQHHLEEFVRQFKWALTSRQVFRWLQDTRPETLTDIQRAARFYYLQQNCFGGRVDGRTFGTATTSPPGLNLLRLEETLSAAHLRLSGAYIEKLDWQTCMTRYDRPHTFFYLDPPYLETEGYGVPFEFSEYERIAAVLKELQGRAILTLNDHVAFHDLFAGFQRERVELQYTVGGPANTALRGELIIYSWDRAKDPVGLF, encoded by the coding sequence ATGGCGATGCCGATCATTCCGTGGATAGGTGGCAAACGGCGGCTCGCGGACGTGCTTATTCCGCGCTTCCCGCCGCATACCTGTTACGTTGAGGTGTTTGCTGGCGCTGCGGCGCTGTTCTTCATGCGCCCGCCCGCCGAGGTAGAGGTGTTGAATGACGTGAACGACGAGCTCGTGAATCTGTATCGCGTGGTGCAGCACCACCTCGAAGAGTTCGTGAGGCAGTTTAAATGGGCGTTGACGAGCCGCCAGGTGTTCAGATGGCTGCAGGACACGCGGCCGGAAACGCTCACGGATATCCAGCGCGCGGCACGGTTCTACTATCTGCAGCAGAATTGCTTTGGCGGCCGTGTTGACGGGCGAACGTTCGGCACGGCGACGACCTCGCCGCCTGGGCTGAATCTTCTGCGTCTTGAAGAAACACTGTCCGCAGCCCACCTTCGACTGTCGGGTGCCTATATCGAAAAGCTGGACTGGCAGACATGCATGACGCGCTACGACCGGCCGCATACGTTCTTCTATCTCGACCCGCCATACCTGGAAACGGAGGGCTATGGCGTGCCATTCGAGTTCAGCGAGTATGAACGAATCGCGGCAGTGCTAAAGGAACTGCAGGGACGGGCAATCCTCACGCTCAATGATCACGTGGCATTCCACGACCTGTTTGCAGGATTTCAACGGGAGCGCGTCGAACTGCAATATACGGTCGGAGGACCGGCCAACACCGCCTTGCGCGGCGAGCTGATCATCTATAGCTGGGACAGGGCGAAGGACCCTGTGGGACTCTTCTGA
- a CDS encoding LPD7 domain-containing protein → MMDDTAISSGPPADEPVINVIEPDPPPLPDPQGGAGGAERFDQMAADALAARRRREFDAARSRLRDRAIQADAPSQDAAQHPAPQWATQPRAPRGSGDAPSVQWVPLGNPPETVRKRYLRAGNQYFLKDAPHQLAFEDIGPYLVTEHNRPDVVESMVDMVRAKAWGRIRVAGHEQFRREVWVQATLLGIEVSGYEPKAVDFARLAEGRRERMTNRIDVTETSAATQVPAGSTKTQEVKPGVSASPNGQPVKQPLKPDANPQPAAGAKIPPAPGELPQTASSRDAASREAEPEGQERQRYVGELVEHGGAPYQHNPARSDSYYVVYRDAAGADHVVWGVDLERAISEAGAITGERVTLENLGRRWVTVNVPVLDATGKVIGEEEKEVYRNTWQVDVTGRVRTQSQVDVPDMPDTPESKAETDKPMPSRHAAAADRHDRSTASPEERAVQLAVLTTAMRQQGFSERSISRVQQRAQRLLDAFEAEGVEVPRPRVFDPEAPSARSRRPRATQERATAREMERTPSEPAPPGL, encoded by the coding sequence ATGATGGATGACACCGCAATTTCTTCCGGGCCGCCTGCGGACGAACCGGTCATCAACGTGATCGAGCCGGACCCGCCCCCACTGCCGGATCCGCAGGGCGGCGCCGGGGGCGCGGAGCGCTTCGATCAGATGGCAGCCGATGCACTGGCCGCACGCCGACGCCGTGAGTTCGATGCGGCGCGCTCGCGGCTGCGCGATCGGGCCATCCAGGCGGATGCTCCGTCGCAGGATGCCGCACAGCATCCGGCACCGCAGTGGGCAACGCAGCCAAGGGCACCACGTGGCAGCGGCGACGCACCTTCCGTGCAGTGGGTGCCGCTTGGCAATCCGCCGGAGACGGTGAGGAAGCGTTACCTGCGGGCGGGTAACCAGTATTTCCTGAAGGACGCGCCGCATCAGCTCGCGTTCGAGGATATCGGCCCTTATCTGGTCACCGAGCACAACCGTCCTGACGTGGTCGAGTCGATGGTGGACATGGTCCGTGCGAAGGCATGGGGGCGTATCCGCGTGGCGGGTCATGAGCAGTTCCGGCGCGAGGTCTGGGTCCAGGCCACGCTGCTCGGCATTGAAGTGAGCGGATATGAGCCGAAGGCCGTTGACTTTGCGCGTCTGGCAGAAGGGCGTCGCGAACGCATGACCAACCGGATCGACGTGACAGAAACGTCGGCCGCGACGCAGGTACCTGCGGGTTCCACGAAAACGCAGGAGGTCAAGCCAGGTGTGTCTGCCAGCCCGAACGGGCAGCCTGTGAAACAGCCGCTGAAACCTGACGCCAACCCCCAACCTGCGGCAGGGGCAAAGATCCCCCCTGCGCCGGGCGAGCTGCCGCAGACTGCGTCGTCGCGTGATGCCGCGTCGCGCGAAGCCGAACCCGAGGGTCAGGAACGGCAGCGCTACGTGGGTGAGCTCGTCGAGCACGGTGGGGCACCCTACCAGCACAACCCCGCACGCAGCGACTCGTACTACGTCGTTTATCGCGATGCGGCTGGTGCGGACCATGTCGTCTGGGGCGTGGATCTGGAACGGGCCATTTCGGAGGCGGGCGCCATCACGGGAGAACGGGTGACACTGGAAAATCTCGGCAGGCGCTGGGTTACCGTGAACGTCCCCGTGCTGGATGCGACGGGTAAGGTGATTGGCGAGGAAGAGAAGGAGGTCTACCGCAACACGTGGCAGGTGGATGTCACCGGTCGGGTGCGGACGCAGTCGCAGGTCGACGTGCCTGATATGCCCGATACGCCCGAAAGCAAGGCTGAAACCGACAAACCGATGCCTTCCCGTCATGCCGCGGCCGCAGACAGACACGACCGTTCGACAGCGTCGCCGGAGGAGCGAGCGGTGCAACTGGCGGTACTGACCACGGCGATGCGGCAGCAGGGCTTCAGTGAACGATCCATTTCACGGGTGCAGCAACGGGCGCAACGGCTGCTGGACGCATTCGAGGCCGAGGGCGTCGAGGTCCCGCGGCCGCGCGTGTTTGATCCGGAGGCGCCTTCCGCACGCAGCCGCCGGCCGCGCGCAACCCAGGAGCGCGCCACGGCTCGCGAGATGGAGCGCACACCGTCCGAGCCTGCGCCGCCAGGTCTGTAG
- a CDS encoding SET domain-containing protein, translating to MSSLKRSPATPSRSRITVRRSSVHGKGVFATRGFPVGALVCEYKGERIGWDKAMRRHPRDPDHPDHTFYFDVGDGTVIDGGVGGNSARWLNHSCQPNCATSGFSSVPSVPSSRAKN from the coding sequence GTGTCGTCTCTGAAACGCTCCCCCGCTACGCCGAGCCGTAGCCGAATTACCGTCCGCCGCTCTTCCGTTCATGGCAAAGGCGTTTTCGCAACACGTGGCTTTCCCGTCGGCGCCCTGGTCTGTGAATACAAGGGCGAACGCATTGGGTGGGACAAGGCCATGCGCCGCCATCCCAGGGACCCGGATCACCCCGATCACACCTTCTATTTCGATGTTGGCGACGGCACGGTAATCGACGGCGGCGTCGGCGGCAACAGCGCGCGCTGGCTGAACCACTCCTGTCAGCCGAACTGCGCGACGTCCGGATTTTCATCCGTACCATCTGTGCCATCCAGCCGGGCGAAGAACTGA
- the virB11 gene encoding P-type DNA transfer ATPase VirB11 codes for MNAQAHIHDEAATGADTLLPRLADDASVRELMRPFAGLLDDSSVTELVINRPQRVLTETHLGWQPHDCADLDFERLMSFAVAVATLTNQEVSARHPILSALLPGDARIQIVVPPVVPPRTVSITIRRPSAREKTLDAYRSEGLFGEAVWRRQDELDTSRPALRPAVNRLLHYLEARDWSTFFDLAVKARLNIVVVGNTGSGKTSFMRTLCRSIPSSERIITIEDVRELFIRHIENSVHLLYSKGGHGQADVTPADLIACTMRMRPDRVLLAELRGAEAYDFLKLLTTGHSGSITSYHASSASVAIERFALMAKEHPEAATWDDAALRRLLFMTIDVVAHMEAVALFDETGVQTGRRWSMTEVWFDPLRRHQADFR; via the coding sequence ATGAACGCGCAGGCCCACATCCACGATGAAGCGGCCACGGGCGCTGATACGTTGCTGCCGAGGCTGGCCGACGATGCGTCCGTGCGGGAGCTGATGCGGCCGTTCGCCGGCCTGCTCGATGACTCCTCGGTCACGGAGCTGGTGATCAACCGGCCGCAGCGGGTGCTGACCGAAACCCATCTCGGCTGGCAGCCACACGACTGTGCGGACCTCGACTTCGAGCGCCTGATGTCGTTTGCGGTCGCGGTCGCCACGCTCACGAACCAGGAGGTGTCGGCCCGGCATCCCATCCTGTCCGCACTTCTGCCGGGTGACGCGCGTATCCAGATTGTGGTGCCACCCGTCGTACCACCGCGCACGGTCTCGATTACGATCCGGCGCCCGTCCGCGCGCGAGAAAACCCTTGATGCGTACCGCAGCGAAGGCCTCTTTGGGGAAGCCGTATGGCGTCGCCAGGATGAGCTCGACACGTCGCGCCCGGCGCTGCGGCCTGCGGTTAACAGGCTCCTTCACTACCTGGAGGCGCGGGATTGGAGCACGTTCTTCGACCTGGCGGTGAAGGCCCGTCTGAATATTGTGGTCGTCGGCAATACGGGTTCGGGCAAAACCAGTTTCATGCGAACCCTGTGCCGCTCCATCCCGTCGTCCGAACGAATCATCACGATCGAGGACGTTCGGGAGCTGTTTATCCGGCATATCGAAAACAGTGTGCACCTGTTGTACAGCAAGGGCGGACATGGCCAGGCGGATGTGACCCCGGCTGACCTGATCGCATGCACGATGCGCATGCGTCCCGACCGTGTGCTGCTTGCCGAACTGCGCGGTGCCGAAGCCTATGACTTCCTGAAGCTGCTGACCACGGGACACTCGGGTTCGATCACCAGCTATCACGCGTCGAGCGCATCGGTGGCCATCGAGCGGTTCGCGCTGATGGCGAAGGAGCATCCCGAAGCCGCTACGTGGGACGACGCAGCACTGCGGCGGCTCCTCTTCATGACGATCGACGTGGTGGCGCATATGGAGGCAGTTGCGCTCTTCGACGAGACCGGTGTCCAGACCGGCCGGCGCTGGTCCATGACGGAAGTCTGGTTCGATCCGCTGCGCCGCCATCAGGCGGACTTCCGCTGA
- a CDS encoding relaxase/mobilization nuclease domain-containing protein, with protein sequence MAFPKTWVDQMLLNWGDRLFHDPLHHVRAPRMSRGEPGRHARRVRDQLARTLRRSPEVMVKITNRASGAQGMSAVRRHLRYISRNGKVELEDQDGMAVLGREALHDLTDAWRLGGWGIPEESRRREVFNVLLSMPPGTDRQAVRNAARAFAAEEFGDGRRYIFAAHDDEAHPHVHLAVQIRGPDGRRLNPRKQDLQRWRERFAYQLREHGVEANATTRLARGETQRYPKQAVVHMAARDEVPRYWRPELDGAARRALREAHAGALEAWRGVAHAMAGSQSADDRSLATVIRDFVQTMPVQQERPSMERNEREEQQRRRKPVHAQEESHARRRQGQHDLFPDDPQAGVER encoded by the coding sequence ATGGCGTTCCCGAAAACCTGGGTCGATCAGATGCTGCTGAACTGGGGAGACCGGCTCTTTCATGATCCCCTTCACCATGTTCGCGCGCCGCGCATGTCTCGGGGAGAACCCGGCCGGCACGCGCGGCGGGTCCGTGACCAGCTTGCGCGCACGCTCAGACGCTCCCCGGAGGTGATGGTCAAGATCACGAACAGGGCATCGGGTGCCCAGGGTATGAGTGCCGTGCGGCGCCATCTGCGCTACATCTCCCGCAACGGCAAGGTCGAGCTCGAGGATCAGGACGGCATGGCCGTACTCGGACGTGAGGCGCTTCACGATCTCACGGATGCGTGGCGACTCGGGGGCTGGGGAATTCCGGAAGAGAGCCGCAGGCGCGAGGTGTTCAATGTATTGTTGTCGATGCCACCCGGCACGGACCGCCAGGCGGTACGCAACGCGGCACGCGCCTTTGCGGCGGAAGAATTCGGCGACGGCCGGCGGTATATCTTTGCCGCACACGACGACGAAGCGCATCCGCACGTGCATCTGGCGGTTCAGATACGTGGACCGGACGGCCGGCGTCTCAATCCGCGCAAACAGGATCTGCAGCGCTGGCGCGAACGGTTTGCGTACCAGTTGCGTGAGCATGGCGTCGAGGCCAATGCGACTACGCGACTGGCACGCGGTGAGACGCAGCGCTATCCGAAACAGGCCGTCGTACATATGGCTGCGCGCGATGAAGTACCCCGTTACTGGCGGCCGGAACTCGACGGCGCCGCGCGCCGCGCCTTGCGGGAGGCGCACGCTGGCGCACTCGAAGCGTGGCGGGGCGTGGCGCATGCGATGGCGGGCTCGCAAAGTGCGGACGATCGAAGCCTGGCGACAGTGATCAGGGACTTCGTGCAGACGATGCCGGTGCAGCAAGAAAGGCCATCGATGGAGCGCAACGAGCGCGAGGAACAGCAACGGCGCCGCAAACCGGTTCATGCACAGGAGGAAAGTCACGCACGTCGCCGTCAGGGACAGCATGATCTGTTTCCGGACGATCCGCAGGCCGGGGTGGAACGCTGA
- a CDS encoding PriCT-2 domain-containing protein, with product MNTRYLSEEERARAALAMIPSGDYATWVDMAFALKQGFGEAGFDIWDEWSRTAHNYSERAARVTWRSAGESGGKTLASLFWLAQQHGFDVRASRAAMDPADRSRMQPIRPSEEQARQGAQLEARVRARQEAVAREALAIWKWARPVGPDHPYLERKQVRPVPALRELEAEELHALLGYAPRSAEEPLTGRVLVVPVRIGDALSTLELIDADGRKSALAGGAKSGGCWVVEPGQFREGAVTPVLIAEGVATALAAWQATGWFSVAALSSGNLRPVAAMWRGRYPEAEVLVLADLGAGYEHAKQAALGTSSLLAEPRFASDARIAGAIPTDFDDMAVLSGTGAVGDLLRESLYGVRVRDATGAEVDGPVAVAQGAEGVLKEDHAMGNVKEKLVGDGEASGRRRTSRRRAGHQDAPEPAPQDSTAPEPATEQPQSQSQSPEPVPEQRETDAPKPARMSARDAEPPARRRVGEPLYGFDEVPGEIKALAQHRFGAQIRMATPRENGGPYRGEVFNTEHYLIQEVSTRSVVFHAKSNMEFVSDRLRWMDENQRLNGAEVQVGYDGARAKVYPWDRARDLLERTVASLKKSAREVGFGSELDATLDQLQTISWTRVREARAAALAQSKERAGREQEQGPGPQR from the coding sequence ATGAACACCCGCTACCTGAGCGAAGAAGAACGCGCCCGTGCGGCGCTGGCCATGATCCCGTCCGGGGACTACGCGACCTGGGTCGATATGGCCTTCGCGCTCAAACAGGGGTTCGGCGAGGCCGGCTTCGACATCTGGGACGAGTGGAGCCGGACCGCCCACAACTACAGCGAGCGTGCCGCGCGCGTGACGTGGCGTTCAGCCGGTGAGTCGGGCGGCAAGACGCTCGCCTCGCTCTTCTGGCTGGCGCAGCAGCACGGCTTCGACGTCCGGGCTTCGCGTGCGGCGATGGATCCCGCGGACAGGTCGCGGATGCAGCCGATCCGCCCGTCGGAGGAACAGGCCCGACAGGGCGCGCAGCTCGAGGCCCGCGTGCGCGCGCGACAGGAGGCTGTCGCCCGGGAAGCACTCGCGATCTGGAAGTGGGCCCGGCCCGTGGGTCCAGACCATCCGTATCTCGAACGCAAGCAGGTGAGGCCCGTGCCGGCGCTGCGCGAGCTGGAGGCCGAAGAACTGCACGCGCTGCTCGGCTACGCGCCGCGTAGTGCCGAAGAGCCGCTCACGGGGCGTGTACTGGTTGTGCCGGTCCGCATCGGTGACGCCCTTTCGACGCTGGAACTGATCGACGCCGACGGGCGCAAGTCAGCGCTCGCGGGCGGCGCGAAGTCCGGCGGCTGCTGGGTCGTCGAACCGGGCCAGTTCCGTGAGGGCGCCGTGACGCCGGTCCTGATTGCCGAGGGCGTCGCCACGGCACTGGCGGCGTGGCAGGCGACGGGCTGGTTCAGCGTGGCCGCCCTGTCGAGCGGCAACCTGCGGCCGGTGGCTGCCATGTGGCGCGGCCGCTATCCGGAAGCGGAGGTGCTCGTGCTCGCCGATCTCGGCGCCGGATATGAGCATGCGAAGCAGGCCGCGCTCGGCACGTCGTCACTGCTGGCTGAGCCCCGTTTTGCATCGGACGCCCGCATTGCCGGTGCGATACCGACCGATTTCGACGACATGGCCGTACTGTCCGGAACCGGCGCGGTCGGTGATCTTTTACGGGAATCGCTTTACGGCGTGCGGGTGCGGGATGCAACAGGTGCGGAAGTGGACGGACCAGTCGCGGTTGCACAGGGAGCAGAGGGTGTACTGAAGGAGGACCATGCAATGGGCAATGTGAAAGAGAAACTCGTGGGCGATGGAGAGGCTTCGGGGCGGCGCCGTACTTCGCGCCGTCGGGCTGGCCATCAGGACGCGCCGGAACCGGCACCGCAGGACAGCACCGCACCGGAACCGGCAACTGAACAGCCCCAGTCGCAATCGCAATCGCCGGAGCCGGTTCCGGAACAGCGGGAAACCGATGCACCGAAACCTGCTCGTATGTCAGCGCGCGATGCGGAACCGCCGGCGCGCCGCCGGGTAGGTGAGCCACTGTACGGATTCGACGAAGTCCCCGGTGAGATCAAGGCACTCGCGCAGCACCGGTTCGGCGCGCAGATCCGCATGGCGACGCCCCGCGAGAATGGCGGACCGTACCGCGGCGAGGTGTTCAACACCGAGCACTACCTGATCCAGGAGGTGTCCACGCGCAGCGTCGTGTTCCATGCGAAGTCGAACATGGAGTTCGTCTCGGACCGCCTGCGGTGGATGGATGAGAACCAGCGGCTCAACGGCGCGGAGGTGCAGGTCGGGTATGACGGCGCACGGGCGAAAGTGTATCCATGGGACCGCGCCCGCGACCTGCTCGAGCGCACGGTCGCCTCGCTGAAGAAGTCTGCCCGCGAGGTGGGTTTCGGCAGCGAGCTCGACGCGACACTGGACCAGCTGCAGACGATATCGTGGACCCGGGTGCGGGAAGCACGGGCGGCGGCGCTCGCGCAGTCGAAGGAGCGTGCAGGCCGCGAACAGGAGCAGGGACCGGGGCCGCAACGCTGA
- a CDS encoding type IV secretory system conjugative DNA transfer family protein, translated as MSTMANPGVYDSGPPLVVGVWHGRYLRFAGQQFVLLAAPARSGKGVGIVVPNLLSYPDSVVVLDIKQENFHLTAGFRRAHGHDVYLFNPFAEDGRTHRYNPLSAISGGVFRVGDILAIGYALYPVGGHDDFWKDQARNLFLGIVLLLCEWRDARRAGNTDAPDCPVTMGEVLRQSSGNGMPVKAYLQQALLQNRRRLSGACIDALNRFLANDDKVLASILATFNAPLTIFANPIVDAATSANDFDLRDVRRRRMSVYVGITPDHLTEAALLVNLLFSQLVNLNTKELPQDNPALKIQCLLLMDEFTSVGKIHIIARAVAYMAGYNLRLLSIVQSVSQLESVYGRADARTFVTNHAMQIIYAPREQKDANEYSEMLGTFTDRSRSVSRSNAIFGGRGGSSESFSEQRRPLLLPQELKELGREKEIILLENTKPILAERICYWRDPVFTSRLAAAPAIPAMDLVRFTAQVERRLRDLQPDDMDEAGVLHVSPEYLEVLQTWDPRELPRHLNDISDEEAAAYVERHFILLGVPAKGVAVAARRLSPSDLDVAELRPADGVPKAHAARGTGASRKRQGRTPSRTAEGSNVVPLHGDRR; from the coding sequence ATGAGCACGATGGCGAACCCCGGCGTCTACGACAGCGGGCCGCCGCTGGTCGTGGGCGTGTGGCACGGCCGCTATCTGCGGTTTGCCGGCCAGCAGTTCGTGCTGCTCGCAGCGCCTGCGCGCTCAGGCAAGGGCGTGGGTATCGTGGTGCCCAACCTGCTGAGCTACCCCGATTCGGTGGTGGTGCTCGACATCAAGCAGGAGAATTTCCACCTCACCGCGGGCTTCCGTCGGGCGCACGGGCACGACGTGTACCTGTTCAACCCGTTTGCGGAGGATGGCCGTACGCACCGGTACAACCCGCTGTCGGCCATATCGGGTGGCGTTTTCCGCGTCGGTGACATTCTCGCGATCGGCTACGCGCTGTACCCGGTCGGTGGTCACGACGACTTCTGGAAAGACCAGGCGCGCAACCTTTTCCTCGGCATCGTGCTGCTGCTGTGCGAATGGCGCGATGCGCGCCGCGCGGGCAATACCGATGCGCCCGACTGTCCGGTGACGATGGGCGAGGTGCTGCGCCAGTCGTCGGGCAACGGCATGCCAGTCAAGGCGTATCTCCAGCAGGCATTGCTGCAGAACCGGCGGCGGCTCAGCGGTGCGTGCATCGACGCGCTGAACCGCTTCCTCGCGAACGACGACAAGGTGCTCGCGAGCATCCTCGCGACCTTCAATGCACCGCTCACGATCTTCGCCAATCCGATTGTCGATGCGGCCACAAGCGCCAATGACTTCGACCTGCGTGACGTGCGCAGGCGCCGCATGTCGGTCTATGTCGGCATCACACCGGACCACCTGACCGAGGCGGCACTTCTCGTCAACCTCCTGTTCTCACAGCTGGTCAATCTGAACACCAAGGAACTGCCGCAGGACAACCCGGCGCTGAAGATTCAGTGCCTGCTGCTGATGGACGAGTTCACCTCGGTCGGCAAGATCCACATCATTGCCCGCGCGGTCGCCTACATGGCGGGCTATAACCTGCGGCTGCTCTCGATCGTGCAGTCGGTCTCGCAGCTCGAGTCGGTGTATGGCCGGGCGGACGCGAGAACGTTCGTCACGAATCACGCGATGCAGATCATCTATGCACCGCGCGAGCAGAAGGACGCGAACGAATACTCGGAGATGCTCGGCACCTTTACGGACCGCTCGCGTAGCGTGAGCCGGTCGAACGCGATCTTCGGCGGACGCGGTGGGTCGAGCGAGAGTTTTTCGGAACAGCGCCGGCCGCTGCTGTTGCCGCAGGAGCTGAAAGAGCTCGGGCGCGAGAAGGAAATCATCCTGCTCGAAAACACCAAACCCATCCTGGCGGAACGCATCTGCTACTGGCGTGATCCGGTTTTCACGTCACGCCTTGCGGCCGCCCCGGCAATTCCCGCGATGGACCTCGTGCGCTTCACCGCCCAGGTCGAGCGGCGGTTAAGGGATCTGCAACCCGATGACATGGATGAAGCCGGCGTCCTGCACGTATCCCCGGAATATCTGGAAGTGCTGCAGACATGGGATCCGCGCGAGCTGCCGCGGCATCTGAACGACATCAGCGATGAAGAGGCAGCCGCGTACGTCGAGCGGCATTTCATCCTGTTGGGCGTACCGGCCAAAGGGGTCGCGGTAGCGGCACGCCGACTGTCGCCATCCGATCTCGATGTCGCGGAACTGCGCCCCGCGGATGGCGTCCCCAAAGCGCATGCCGCGCGCGGTACAGGCGCCTCGCGGAAACGCCAGGGGCGCACCCCGTCGCGCACCGCTGAGGGTTCGAACGTCGTGCCGCTTCATGGAGACCGCCGATGA
- the virB10 gene encoding type IV secretion system protein VirB10: MNEQTPRNAIAPDTDPAKVTDTINGDLASPPTDRGMPELGQAGGRPRVWWLAPLLIVAFVIGGAVWTIHGFLARHDAAEKAKRDTVQDQVAQGRVFGDGAAPASAGTASGPVATSATASAPVVASARPTSAHTAPARSYYDAPLLSTGSSGSANGEADTVASAPADASGTQTNVAMVSGGQSSQGSGPLAQALTPTVTPKVRAGFLGNRSLILAEGAKIDCAGDTAFDSTQAGISTCTVTKNVYSDDGRVVLIERGSQINSEYRSNLAPGQKRVFILSARIRTPEGVTVEIDSPAADALGRMGIDGYVDNHWGARIGAALLLGLTQDAIGYLATRGGNGNSSTIYENTQQQGNDMASRVLDSTINIPPTLTQNQGAEFTIVVARDLDFSPVYALQPEGTR, from the coding sequence ATGAATGAGCAGACGCCGCGCAATGCGATTGCGCCCGATACCGACCCCGCAAAGGTCACTGATACCATAAACGGTGACCTTGCGAGTCCGCCGACGGATCGCGGCATGCCGGAGCTGGGACAGGCGGGCGGCCGGCCCCGTGTCTGGTGGCTTGCACCACTGTTGATTGTGGCCTTCGTGATCGGTGGAGCGGTCTGGACGATCCACGGCTTCCTTGCCCGGCACGATGCGGCGGAGAAGGCGAAGCGCGATACCGTACAGGACCAGGTAGCCCAGGGGCGCGTGTTCGGCGACGGCGCCGCCCCGGCGTCGGCGGGTACAGCAAGCGGTCCGGTGGCCACAAGTGCGACCGCATCGGCACCGGTTGTAGCGTCAGCACGCCCGACTTCCGCACACACTGCACCGGCGCGCAGCTACTACGACGCGCCGCTGCTCTCGACCGGCTCAAGTGGTTCGGCCAACGGCGAGGCCGATACGGTGGCATCCGCACCCGCTGACGCGTCCGGTACGCAGACAAACGTGGCGATGGTGTCCGGAGGCCAGTCGTCGCAGGGCAGCGGCCCGCTTGCCCAGGCGCTGACGCCGACCGTCACGCCGAAGGTGCGTGCGGGCTTTCTCGGCAACCGCAGCCTGATTCTTGCAGAAGGCGCCAAGATCGACTGCGCCGGCGATACGGCATTCGATTCGACCCAGGCGGGTATTTCGACCTGTACGGTGACGAAGAACGTCTACTCGGACGATGGTCGTGTCGTGCTGATCGAGCGCGGCTCGCAGATCAACAGCGAGTATCGCTCGAACCTGGCACCCGGACAGAAGCGGGTGTTCATCCTGTCGGCACGGATCCGGACGCCGGAAGGGGTGACGGTCGAGATCGATTCACCAGCAGCCGATGCGCTCGGCCGCATGGGGATCGACGGATACGTGGATAACCACTGGGGGGCACGGATCGGTGCGGCGCTGCTGCTCGGGCTGACGCAGGACGCGATCGGCTACCTTGCGACGCGGGGCGGCAACGGCAACAGCTCGACCATCTACGAGAACACGCAGCAGCAGGGCAACGACATGGCCTCGCGTGTGCTCGACAGCACGATCAACATTCCGCCCACCCTGACGCAGAACCAGGGGGCCGAGTTCACGATCGTCGTCGCACGGGACCTGGATTTCAGCCCGGTGTATGCGCTTCAGCCGGAGGGCACGCGATGA
- a CDS encoding DUF3331 domain-containing protein yields the protein MLAVRRRARQKTGIVAQLPAGTPGDATGQTQRTVRVFERPNVDSLIVAWREAGRCCYSEQRWVRAQASAAGICALSGNAFVAGQMVFKPLHINPAPVNHDACIAECSVPHLPEFAEAPID from the coding sequence ATGCTGGCCGTACGACGACGTGCCAGGCAGAAGACAGGGATCGTCGCGCAGCTTCCTGCAGGGACGCCTGGCGATGCAACCGGGCAAACGCAGCGTACCGTGCGGGTCTTTGAACGCCCCAATGTCGACTCGCTGATTGTCGCGTGGCGCGAGGCGGGCCGCTGCTGTTACAGCGAGCAGCGCTGGGTGCGCGCGCAAGCATCGGCTGCCGGTATCTGTGCACTATCGGGCAATGCGTTCGTGGCGGGACAGATGGTCTTTAAACCACTCCACATCAATCCAGCACCGGTCAACCATGATGCGTGCATCGCCGAGTGCAGCGTTCCTCATCTCCCTGAGTTCGCGGAGGCACCGATTGACTGA